One genomic region from Epinephelus fuscoguttatus linkage group LG6, E.fuscoguttatus.final_Chr_v1 encodes:
- the slc25a37 gene encoding mitoferrin-1 — translation MELSSDSAVAALDMSQVKSKDDEPFGVDGDYESLPPHVSVATHMTAGAVAGILEHTVMYPVDSVKTRMQSLQPDPNAQYRSVYQALKRIIQTEGVFRPLRGLNITMMGAGPAHALYFACYERVKRSLSDVIQSGGNSHLANGIAGSVATVLHDAVMNPAEVIKQRMQMYNSPYRGLWDCLQTVRRTEGVRAFYRSYSTQLTMNIPFQAVHFITYELMQEQLNPQRHYHPGTHIVSGAAAGAVSAAITTPLDVCKTLLNTQENVALNSMNISGHLSGMANAFRTVYRLGGLAAFFKGAQARVIYQMPSTAIAWSVYEFFKYFLTKQQPKQAARPGPM, via the exons ATGGAGTTGAGCTCGGACTCTGCGGTGGCAGCACTGGACATGTCGCAGGTCAAAAGCAAAGACGATGAGCCTTTCGGGGTGGACGGTGACTATGAGAGCTTGCCACCTCATGTCTCAGTGGCGACCCACATGACAGCAGGAGCCGTGGCTGGCATACTGGAGCACACGGTGATGTACCCCGTGGACTCTGTCAAG aCAAGGATGCAGAGCCTGCAGCCAGACCCAAATGCACAGTACAGGAGTGTCTACCAGGCTCTGAAGAGGATCATCCAGACAGAGGGGGTCTTCAGGCCGCTGAGGGGCCTCAACATCACAATGATGGGAGCGGGACCTGCACATGCGCTCTACTTCGCCTGCTACGAACGGGTCAAACGCTCACTCAGTGACGTCATTCAGAGTGGAGGCAACAGCCATTTAGCCAATG GTATTGCAGGTAGTGTGGCCACCGTTCTCCACGATGCAGTCATGAACCCAGCTgaag TGATTAAGCAGAGGATGCAAATGTACAACTCGCCATATCGAGGACTTTGGGACTGTCTCCAAACAGTAAGGCGCACTGAGGGTGTGAGAGCCTTCTACCGCAGCTACAGCACTCAGCTGACCATGAACATCCCATTCCAGGCTGTTCACTTCATCACTTACGAGCTGATGCAGGAACAGTTAAACCCCCAAAGACATTACCACCCTGGCACCCACATAGTgtcaggagcagcagcaggcgcCGTTTCCGCAGCAATAACCACTCCACTTGACGTTTGTAAAACTCTTCTCAACACACAGGAGAACGTAGCACTAAACTCCATGAACATCAGCGGCCACTTATCGGGAATGGCTAATGCCTTCAGGACAGTGTACCGGCTCGGTGGTCTGGCGGCCTTCTTCAAAGGGGCCCAAGCTCGGGTTATATACCAGATGCCCTCCACTGCCATTGCCTGGTCAGTGTACGAGTTCTTCAAGTACTTCCTGACGAAGCAGCAACCGAAACAGGCGGCAAGACCTGGACCAATGTAA
- the nkx3-1 gene encoding homeobox protein Nkx-3.1 produces MEMSDSVKPLTSFLIDDILSMKDSARLNAKCCSQKMERWKEGSDKLSEQLCPQETAFDVQTEPLDTSCPTTKESSSFSSTGKQKRSRAAFTHLQVLELEKKFNYQKYLSAPERAHLASTLRLTETQVKIWFQNRRYKTKRKQQTSECKAEGLGLREDLVRSSLMTSFCKAYQYRPYLWDYSGPWGPTLW; encoded by the exons ATGGAGATGTCTGACTCAGTCAAACCTCTGACCTCCTTCCTCATAGACGACATACTCTCCATGAAGGACAGTGCAAGGCTCAATGCTAAATGCTGCTCACAGAAGATGGAAAGATGGAAAGAAGGATCTGATAAGTTGTCAGAGCAACTTTGCCCGCAGGAGACAGCATTTGATGTGCAGACAG AACCTCTGGACACATCCTGTCCCACCACCAAAGAATCCAGTAGCTTCTCCTCCACTGGGAAACAGAAGCGCTCCAGAGCTGCGTTCACACACCTCCAAGTGCTCGAACTGGAGAAGAAATTTAACTACCAGAAATACCTGTCAGCCCCAGAGAGGGCTCACCTGGCCAGCACCTTAAGACTAACTGAGACCCAGGTGAAAATCTGGTTTCAGAACCGGAGGTACAAGACGAAACGAAAGCAGCAAACATCAGAGTGCAAAGCTGAAGGACTGGGCCTGAGAGAAGACCTGGTCCGGTCATCACTAATGACCTCTTTCTGCAAAGCTTACCAGTACAGACCCTACCTGTGGGACTACAGTGGCCCTTGGGGGCCAACATTATGGTGA
- the nkx2.7 gene encoding NK2 transcription factor related 7, translating to MHPSSATSTPFSVKDILKLEHHHDFDNDFLMTDQVVPMHYQHVHAASRTGDVYDCQPEQCVSGTQEKLDIHSSAAEEEINEQEISGVDSSPGCDKNSKSRARLRRKPRVLFSQSQVSELERRFRQQRYLSAPEREQLAHILKLTSTQVKIWFQNRRYKCKRQRQDKSLELAGYPPAPRRVAVPVLVRDGKLCSAGSHSAPYNVTLGHFNSVFAYGNSSMYGCSYHSVSPSAAQMCHNQLVDLTGSSEGHLNHGHFQASLQGVRGW from the exons ATGCATCCCAGTTCAGCTACCTCGACGCCTTTTTCAGTGAAGGATATTTTGAAGCTGGAGCACCACCATGACTTTGACAACGATTTCTTGATGACTGATCAGGTTGTTCCGATGCATTATCAGCACGTGCACGCTGCGTCCAGGACCGGGGACGTTTATGACTGTCAGCCGGAGCAGTGCGTCTCGGGGACGCAGGAGAAGCTCGATATTCACAGCTCAGCAGCAGAAGAGGAAATAAATGAGCAGG AGATAAGCGGTGTTGACAGCTCTCCTGGCTGTGACAAAAACTCCAAAAGCAGAGCCAGGCTGCGCCGGAAGCCCCGGGTCCTCTTCTCCCAGTCCCAAGTGTCCGAGCTGGAGAGGCGCTTCAGACAGCAGCGCTACCTGTCCGCCCCGGAGAGAGAGCAGCTGGCCCACATCCTCAAACTCACCTCCACACAGGTCAAAATCTGGTTCCAGAACAGGAGGTATAAATGCAAGCGGCAGAGGCAGGACAAGTCTCTGGAGCTGGCGGGGTATCCACCTGCACCCAGGAGGGTGGCGGTGCCGGTGCTGGTGCGGGACGGGAAGCTGTGCAGCGCAGGGTCCCACTCAGCACCTTACAATGTGACTCTTGGACATTTTAATTCTGTGTTTGCATACGGAAACAGCAGCATGTATGGCTGCAGTTATCACAGTGTGTCACCGTCAGCTGCACAGATGTGTCATAACCAGCTGGTTGATTTAACGGGTAGCAGTGAAGGACATCTCAACCACGGACACTTTCAGGCTTCGTTACAGGGTGTGAGAGGCTGGtga